One genomic window of Streptomyces sp. NBC_01276 includes the following:
- the kstD gene encoding 3-oxosteroid 1-dehydrogenase, whose translation MSASASRTSPAAALPSRRTVLAGTGAGVLAATVLPSAVARAADGPPLGEYDVVVVGSGASGMTAALTAARRGLSVLVVEKAPTFGGSAARSGAGIWLPNNSVILGAGVPDTPQKAATYLSAVVGPDVPADRQAAFLANGPRMLDFVMANSPLRFRFMDGYSDYYPNLPGGLPGGRSVEPDQIDGNVLGAELAHLNPAYMPVPAGMVVFSQDYKWLNLAAVSAKGLAVSTECLARGTKAALLGEKPLTMGQALAAGLRAGLLRAGVPVWLNSPLVDLVQEGPDGAVTGVVVEKEGVRGVVRARKGVIVGSGGFEHNAQMRAQYQQQPIGTEWSVGAKENTGDGIRAGQRAGAALALMEDAWWGPSIPLPGEPYFCLAERTLPGGLIVNRAGARFVNEAAPYSDVVHVMYEKDRAGAGSHIPAWLIVDQNYRNRYLFKDILPTLPFPDSWYEAGAAKKAWTWDALAGQIGVPAAALRATLNRFNAQAWNGTDPDQHRGDTAYDHYYTDPAVQPNSCLAPVWVPPFYAFKIVPGDLGTKGGIVTDARARALRPDGSVIRGLWAAGNASAAVMGHSYAGAGSTIGPAMTFGYVAANDIADA comes from the coding sequence ATGTCCGCAAGCGCTTCACGCACCTCCCCCGCCGCCGCCCTCCCCTCCAGGCGTACCGTCCTGGCCGGGACCGGCGCCGGGGTGCTCGCCGCCACCGTGCTCCCGTCCGCCGTCGCGCGGGCGGCCGACGGGCCGCCGCTCGGCGAGTACGACGTCGTCGTGGTCGGGTCCGGGGCCTCCGGGATGACCGCCGCGCTCACCGCCGCCCGGCGCGGGCTGAGCGTCCTGGTGGTGGAGAAGGCCCCCACCTTCGGCGGGTCGGCCGCCCGGTCCGGTGCCGGGATCTGGCTGCCCAACAACTCGGTGATCCTGGGCGCCGGGGTCCCGGACACCCCTCAGAAGGCGGCGACGTACCTCTCGGCCGTCGTCGGCCCCGACGTACCGGCCGACCGCCAGGCGGCGTTCCTGGCGAACGGGCCCCGGATGCTGGACTTCGTGATGGCGAACAGCCCGCTGAGGTTCCGCTTCATGGACGGCTACAGCGACTACTACCCGAACCTGCCGGGCGGGCTGCCGGGCGGCCGGTCCGTCGAGCCGGACCAGATCGACGGGAACGTCCTGGGGGCGGAGCTGGCGCACCTCAACCCGGCGTACATGCCGGTGCCCGCCGGGATGGTGGTCTTCAGCCAGGACTACAAGTGGCTGAACCTCGCCGCGGTCAGCGCGAAGGGGCTCGCGGTGTCCACGGAGTGCCTGGCGCGCGGCACCAAGGCCGCGCTGCTCGGGGAGAAGCCGCTGACCATGGGGCAGGCCCTGGCGGCCGGGTTGCGGGCCGGACTGCTGCGGGCGGGGGTGCCGGTGTGGCTGAACAGCCCGCTGGTCGACCTGGTGCAGGAGGGGCCGGACGGTGCCGTGACCGGCGTCGTGGTGGAGAAGGAGGGCGTACGGGGCGTCGTACGGGCGCGCAAGGGGGTGATCGTCGGCTCCGGCGGCTTCGAGCACAACGCGCAGATGCGGGCGCAGTACCAGCAGCAGCCGATCGGCACCGAGTGGTCGGTGGGCGCGAAGGAGAACACGGGCGACGGGATCCGGGCCGGGCAACGGGCGGGCGCCGCGCTGGCCTTGATGGAGGACGCCTGGTGGGGGCCGTCGATCCCGCTGCCCGGGGAGCCCTACTTCTGCCTGGCGGAGCGGACCCTGCCGGGCGGTCTGATCGTGAACCGGGCGGGGGCGCGCTTCGTGAACGAGGCCGCTCCGTACAGTGACGTGGTGCACGTGATGTACGAGAAGGACCGGGCGGGGGCGGGTTCCCACATACCGGCGTGGCTGATCGTGGACCAGAACTACCGCAACCGGTACCTGTTCAAGGACATCCTGCCGACGCTCCCCTTCCCCGACTCCTGGTACGAGGCGGGCGCGGCGAAGAAGGCCTGGACCTGGGACGCCCTGGCGGGCCAGATCGGGGTGCCGGCGGCCGCGCTGCGGGCGACGCTGAACCGCTTCAACGCCCAGGCGTGGAACGGCACCGACCCCGACCAGCACCGGGGCGACACGGCGTACGACCACTACTACACGGATCCGGCCGTGCAGCCGAACTCGTGTCTGGCCCCGGTCTGGGTACCGCCGTTCTACGCCTTCAAGATCGTGCCGGGGGACCTGGGCACGAAGGGCGGGATCGTCACGGACGCCCGCGCCCGCGCCCTGCGGCCGGACGGCTCCGTGATCCGGGGCCTGTGGGCGGCGGGCAACGCGAGCGCGGCGGTGATGGGCCACAGCTACGCGGGGGCCGGATCGACGATCGGGCCGGCGATGACCTTCGGCTACGTGGCGGCGAACGACATCGCGGACGCCTGA
- a CDS encoding aminoglycoside phosphotransferase family protein: MYAATSSVSAPVRPHRTLQAGGGPYLEPGRAPAPAQGAGAVRARRMPGTGSQPLSGRIDLSGPQGAQLRTALASVQRICPEFAPVQVLRRSGRSVLLVGTTGRMTAVAKVLLDHSPEWRERYRHEIAAYRTFVRHRPPVRVPRLIAADPENCVLIVERMAGRVAALQRHPVEAPPRTDLRAALGAVCRVNQWRPPTDLFGHPVDYARRISRDHQLGLLPDRDFGDLQKLLHGLRPAGIPWQFNHGDALLSNLLLSPAGPVLLDWEHAGWYLPGYDLATLWAVLGDAPAARGQISRLAQSAGPAFRDAFLVNLMLVLTREIRMTETAVQRSMTAAAPTQPLPAGALSSGEEQRLLLRRLHDDAGMARRAVRAAVGTR, encoded by the coding sequence ATGTACGCAGCAACGTCCTCCGTGTCCGCCCCGGTCCGTCCGCACCGCACCCTCCAGGCGGGGGGCGGCCCGTACCTCGAACCCGGCCGCGCGCCGGCCCCGGCGCAGGGCGCCGGCGCCGTACGGGCGCGGCGGATGCCGGGTACCGGATCGCAGCCGCTCAGCGGAAGAATCGACCTGTCGGGGCCGCAGGGAGCACAGTTGCGCACCGCGCTCGCCTCGGTGCAGCGGATCTGTCCGGAGTTCGCTCCGGTACAGGTCCTGCGGCGGAGCGGCCGGTCGGTCCTGCTGGTGGGAACGACCGGGCGGATGACCGCCGTCGCGAAGGTCTTACTGGACCATTCGCCCGAGTGGCGCGAGCGGTACCGGCACGAAATAGCTGCGTACCGGACCTTCGTCCGGCACCGTCCGCCGGTACGCGTGCCCCGGCTGATCGCCGCCGATCCGGAGAACTGCGTACTGATCGTGGAGCGCATGGCGGGCCGGGTCGCGGCGCTCCAGCGGCACCCGGTGGAGGCCCCGCCCCGGACGGACCTGCGGGCCGCCCTCGGAGCGGTGTGCCGGGTGAACCAGTGGCGGCCGCCGACCGACCTGTTCGGACACCCGGTGGACTACGCGCGGCGGATCAGCCGGGACCACCAGCTCGGGCTGCTGCCCGACCGGGACTTCGGCGACCTGCAGAAGCTGCTGCACGGCCTGCGGCCGGCGGGGATCCCCTGGCAGTTCAACCACGGTGACGCGCTGCTGTCGAACCTGCTGCTCTCCCCGGCGGGTCCGGTGCTCCTGGACTGGGAGCACGCGGGCTGGTACCTGCCCGGCTACGACCTGGCCACGCTGTGGGCGGTGCTGGGCGACGCCCCGGCGGCGCGCGGCCAGATCAGCCGGCTCGCCCAGTCGGCCGGTCCCGCCTTCCGGGACGCCTTCCTGGTCAACCTGATGCTGGTGCTGACCCGGGAGATCCGGATGACCGAGACGGCGGTGCAGCGGTCGATGACGGCCGCCGCACCGACGCAGCCGCTGCCCGCGGGGGCCCTGTCCTCCGGGGAGGAGCAGCGCCTGCTGCTGCGCCGCCTGCACGACGACGCCGGGATGGCGCGCAGAGCGGTCAGGGCCGCGGTCGGCACGCGCTGA
- a CDS encoding PP2C family protein-serine/threonine phosphatase, with translation MPSHLYADRPAQPPEPGPVDALISRTRRLRGDVDAVRRDTVVDEDDPQGRWQRALCDLAVHQLDDLGEHLGRLREGLPPAPEPSGLPPVAPGTTTEDRHTRIGSAEWNLLTDEVTWSEELFQIFGRSPEAGPLPLDELGSTLFSEDQPLLTAMVTDCLVDGKPIDGEFRIVRADGRVRTLHMRGEPVLDSDGCTATMWAVLRDVSELRRSQRAVRESQDSLQRRQEIARTEHRLAVELQEAVLPPWRGSLRFPHDSAAAVDVAARYLPSTTGSLIGGDWYDALELPDGRSLLTVGDLTGHGVSATSGMAMMLGALRGMAIAGIEPGPLMGWLNRLLEASVQPALGSAVCCSYDPARRLLTWAQAGHPAPLLFRCGRGRALRPPEGVLLGATAGAAYGQAEELLEPGDVLVLHTDGLAPRGIEFGRSDCAERLLALAPRIPAARSARDCVRLVTEEFGEGEREDDACVLVARIGG, from the coding sequence ATGCCGTCCCATCTGTACGCGGACCGCCCCGCGCAGCCGCCCGAGCCGGGACCGGTGGACGCCCTGATCTCCCGGACCCGGCGGCTGCGGGGCGACGTGGACGCGGTGCGCCGCGACACCGTCGTGGACGAGGACGACCCGCAGGGCCGCTGGCAGCGCGCGCTCTGCGACCTGGCCGTGCACCAGCTCGACGACCTCGGCGAGCACCTCGGCCGGCTCAGGGAAGGGCTGCCGCCCGCCCCGGAGCCCTCCGGACTCCCCCCGGTGGCGCCCGGGACCACCACCGAGGACCGGCACACCCGCATCGGCAGCGCCGAGTGGAACCTGCTGACGGACGAGGTCACCTGGTCCGAGGAGCTCTTCCAGATCTTCGGCCGCTCTCCCGAGGCCGGTCCGCTGCCCCTCGACGAGCTGGGCTCCACCCTCTTCTCCGAGGACCAGCCCCTGCTGACCGCGATGGTCACGGACTGCCTGGTCGACGGGAAGCCGATCGACGGCGAGTTCCGCATCGTCCGGGCCGACGGCCGCGTCCGGACGCTGCACATGAGGGGCGAGCCGGTACTCGACTCCGACGGCTGCACGGCCACGATGTGGGCCGTGCTCCGCGACGTGAGTGAACTGCGCCGGAGCCAGCGCGCGGTACGCGAGTCACAGGACTCGCTCCAGCGCCGGCAGGAGATCGCGCGGACCGAGCACCGGCTGGCGGTCGAACTGCAGGAAGCCGTGCTCCCCCCGTGGCGCGGCTCCCTGCGGTTCCCGCACGACAGCGCCGCCGCCGTGGACGTGGCCGCGCGGTACCTGCCCTCCACGACCGGCTCGCTGATCGGCGGCGACTGGTACGACGCCCTCGAACTGCCGGACGGCCGCTCCCTGCTGACGGTCGGCGACCTGACCGGGCACGGGGTGAGCGCCACGTCCGGCATGGCCATGATGCTCGGCGCCCTGCGCGGGATGGCCATCGCCGGGATCGAGCCCGGCCCGCTGATGGGCTGGCTCAACCGACTGCTGGAGGCCTCCGTACAGCCCGCCCTGGGCTCGGCCGTCTGCTGCAGCTACGACCCCGCCCGCCGGTTGCTCACCTGGGCCCAGGCCGGTCACCCCGCGCCGCTGCTGTTCCGGTGCGGCCGGGGCCGGGCGCTGCGGCCGCCGGAGGGCGTGCTGCTGGGCGCGACCGCGGGGGCCGCGTACGGGCAGGCCGAGGAGCTGCTCGAACCGGGCGACGTGCTCGTCCTGCACACGGACGGACTGGCGCCGCGCGGCATCGAGTTCGGCCGGTCGGACTGCGCGGAACGCCTCCTGGCGCTCGCGCCGCGGATCCCGGCGGCGCGTTCGGCGCGGGACTGCGTACGGCTGGTGACGGAGGAGTTCGGCGAGGGCGAGCGGGAGGACGACGCCTGCGTACTGGTCGCCCGGATCGGCGGCTAG